From a single Paenibacillus sp. FSL R5-0345 genomic region:
- a CDS encoding CidB/LrgB family autolysis modulator, with protein MLNALLFFGLTVAVYLLAKRIYASTGKVYTSPLIITPVIMIVILLITGITYDSYNAGGKWLTDLLQPATMAFAIPLHKNFKVLKKHAAEIAAGVLSGTIVAVISSILLAKWLHVSGDLAASLVPRSVTTPIAMSISQSIGGVPSITAVFVIITGILGTMMGPTVLRIFRIENEIARGVSLGTAAHGTGTSKAFELSSLTGTISSIAMILSALLSIGVAPALLAIFLH; from the coding sequence ATGTTAAACGCTCTGCTGTTCTTTGGTCTCACGGTCGCGGTATATTTACTCGCGAAACGTATCTATGCTTCTACTGGTAAAGTCTACACCTCTCCATTAATCATCACACCGGTGATTATGATCGTCATACTGCTCATAACCGGTATTACTTATGACTCTTACAATGCGGGAGGAAAATGGCTGACGGATTTGCTGCAACCGGCAACCATGGCCTTTGCCATCCCTTTGCATAAGAACTTCAAGGTACTCAAAAAGCACGCCGCCGAAATTGCGGCAGGCGTGCTATCAGGGACGATAGTTGCGGTGATTTCTTCCATTCTGCTGGCCAAATGGCTGCATGTTAGCGGCGACCTGGCAGCTAGTCTGGTACCACGTTCGGTAACCACACCGATCGCTATGAGCATCTCGCAAAGTATCGGTGGTGTACCGAGTATTACGGCTGTCTTCGTCATTATTACCGGGATACTTGGTACAATGATGGGCCCTACTGTACTTCGTATCTTCCGCATTGAGAATGAAATTGCGCGCGGTGTATCGCTGGGAACCGCTGCACATGGTACAGGAACATCCAAAGCCTTCGAGCTTAGTTCACTGACCGGAACCATCTCCAGTATTGCGATGATTCTGTCCGCGCTGTTATCTATCGGCGTGGCGCCAGCTTTGCTCGCGATATTCCTCCACTAG
- a CDS encoding CidA/LrgA family protein: MKKIVIGLLQVAGLTLFSLLINAVTPLLHIPIPGSILGMIILFLLLEFGVIRLNWVEVGASWLLAELLLFFIPSAIGVMKYANILETDGLRILAVVVLGTFVVMASSGLLTSRIYKAKERKGSC; this comes from the coding sequence ATGAAAAAGATTGTTATAGGCTTGCTGCAGGTAGCGGGACTTACATTATTCTCTTTACTTATCAATGCTGTGACCCCATTATTGCATATCCCTATTCCCGGAAGCATACTCGGAATGATTATATTGTTTCTCCTGCTTGAGTTCGGTGTTATTCGTCTGAATTGGGTAGAGGTTGGCGCTTCTTGGTTACTCGCCGAGCTCCTACTGTTCTTCATTCCATCGGCTATAGGTGTAATGAAATACGCTAATATTCTGGAAACGGATGGATTACGCATTCTTGCCGTTGTCGTCTTGGGCACTTTTGTTGTAATGGCCAGTTCCGGATTACTTACCAGTAGAATTTATAAAGCGAAGGAGCGGAAAGGATCATGTTAA